In Nicotiana tabacum cultivar K326 chromosome 17, ASM71507v2, whole genome shotgun sequence, one DNA window encodes the following:
- the LOC107775283 gene encoding putative purine permease 10, which produces MEGAHEKLLHLTFEEAEGTEISENAKTSRFQSSNFILWLQIFIFTFFALAGQAVGTLLGRVYYEQGGQSRWIATLVQTAGFPILLPIICYPSTENHNEQQLIVQQPSIFVRASVYIFLGLFQVANSMLYTVGVQYLPASTYSLISGSQLAFNALTSFLLNGQKITPIILNSVVLLSFSSSVIIFQNEASVSGEISQASLLIGFAATTIGSLGYALQFSLTELAFQKVFKSGTLKVVMKMSFFIGLFVTLTSTAGLIASGNWKDLGKEMGEYRSGKLSYVMNLVFTAISWQMYAVGSIGLVFKASSLFSNVIINLGSSVVPIFAMVFLKDRMTGLKVFSLLLGLWGYASYIYQHYLDDLEAKAGETKSSVEDDDFEASLIQGT; this is translated from the coding sequence TTGAAGAAGCAGAAGGAACGGAGATATCTGAAAATGCAAAAACCAGCAGATTTCAATCAAGTAACTTCATATTGTGGCTCCAAATATTTATCTTCACATTCTTTGCTCTAGCTGGCCAAGCAGTTGGAACTCTCTTGGGCAGAGTATACTATGAGCAAGGTGGCCAAAGTAGATGGATTGCTACATTGGTACAAACTGCTGGCTTCCCTATTCTTCTACCTATCATTTGCTATCCTTCAACCGAAAATCACAATGAACAACAACTTATCGTTCAGCAGCCTTCCATATTTGTTCGTGCGTCGGTTTATATCTTCCTTGGTTTATTTCAAGTAGCAAACTCTATGTTATATACTGTTGGGGTGCAGTACCTTCCTGCCTCTACTTATTCCCTAATTTCCGGTTCTCAATTGGCGTTTAATGCACTCACCTCATTCCTCCTCAACGGTCAAAAGATCACGCCAATAATATTGAACTCTGTCGTGCTTCTCTCTTTTTCATCCTCGGTCATTATTTTCCAAAACGAGGCGAGTGTCAGCGGAGAAATATCTCAGGCATCTCTCTTAATAGGTTTTGCAGCAACCACTATAGGGTCTCTTGGTTACGCGTTGCAGTTCTCTCTAACAGAACTTGCGTTTCAAAAGGTTTTCAAGAGTGGCACATTAAAAGTCGTCATGAAAATGTCGTTTTTTATCGGTCTTTTCGTAACACTCACTTCTACAGCTGGGCTTATTGCCAGTGGCAATTGGAAGGATTTGGGGAAGGAAATGGGAGAGTACAGATCAGGGAAATTGTCATATGTTATGAACTTGGTTTTTACGGCCATTTCTTGGCAGATGTATGCTGTTGGTTCAATTGGATTGGTTTTCAAGGCTTCTTCTTTGTTCTCTAATGTGATCATCAATTTAGGATCTTCAGTTGTGCCAATTTTCGCTATGGTATTCTTGAAAGATAGAATGACTGGATTGAAGGTGTTTTCGCTATTATTGGGATTATGGGGATATGCATCATATATCTATCAACACTATCTTGATGATTTAGAGGCAAAAGCAGGTGAAACTAAATCCTCAGTTGAGGATGATGATTTCGAGGCCTCCCTTATTCAAGGAACTTAA